The following is a genomic window from Melopsittacus undulatus isolate bMelUnd1 chromosome 8, bMelUnd1.mat.Z, whole genome shotgun sequence.
CTGTCCGTGAAGCGCCGCCACTGCGAGGGCAGCCCCGCCAGCCGCCCCTTCTGCCACCGCACAAACTCCTCGAAGAAGGCGTCCGACGCCACCGCCGCCTCCCAGGGGAAGTTGCCGGTAAGGACGCAGAAGATGAGCACCCCAAAAGCCCAGACGTCGATGCTGGTGTCCACGGCGAAGCCCTCTGCCCGCCCGGCCTGGCACACCTCGGGCGCCGTGTAGGGGATCGTGCCGCTGATGCGCTTCACCCGGCAGCCCACCTTGCGGGTCATGCCGAAGTCGGCCAGTTTGACACGGCGGCAGTCACGGTCGAAGAGCAGCACGTTCTCTGGCTTGATGTCCCGGTGCACCAGGCTCTTGCTGTGCATGTAGTCGAGGGCCAGGCCCAGCTGCTGCACACAACGCTTCACCAGCTCCTCGGGGAGCCCCACCTGTGGCAGCGGGGACACAGTGTCAGCTGCGAGCCACCGAGCCCCTGGTGATCCCACCCCATCCGGGACCGCGTATCGGTGTCGTTACATGCCCGACACGGTCATGGCTGCTGGTTCTGGGCCACCCTAGGGATGGGTGATGGGTCCAGGGACCTACAGGGGATGGGTTTCAGGCCACCCCAGGAGATGAGTGATGGGTCCCAGTCTTGCTTGTAGGTGCTTGTGCTTAGGGCCAACCCATACAGGGATGCCTGGTGTCCGCGCATGGGGCCCCATCccactgaagcacagcagcagctttgcttaGTGCCCTGGGGATACCGAATCCCACCCACCCCAAAAGATTCCCACAGGAGGGGTCCCACCTGTGGCGGGATGATGTCGAAGAGGTCCCCACCGGGGGCATACTCCTGAGCAAACACGTAGCAGTCCTCGGTCTCGAAGACCACATCAAAGACCTTGATGATgaaggggctggaggagagCGTGTTGGTGATGCTGAACTCCCGCAGGAAGTTCTTCAGCTTCGTCTTGCTCTTATTGACGAACTTCAGGGCCATCTTGGTGCCTGCAGTGGGCAGGAGATAAGGATGAGCCcgggacacagctgggacaagCTGGGCACCCCACTCCCAGCACAGCTATGTCCCCAGTGCCCTCTGCGCTCCTCTCACCTGTGCTTTTGTGGGACACCAGGTCTACCTTGCCATAGGTGCCCTTGCCGAGCTCACGGATGAGGTCGTAGTGCTTGCTGATGTCAGTGCCTGAGAGGGTGCGGATGGCCAGGGACTGCATGTCCTCAGTGATGAGGGGCACCCCGCAGCAGGCCAGCTTGCGCGACGGCTCCTGCTCAATCGAACCTGCACTCATGGCTGCGCTGCAAGGCAGAGGTGTCACTGCTCCCAATGGGTGCTGGAAAGCCATCAcaccctgtcccatcccatcccattccatcccatcccatcccatcccatcccatcccatccctgggGCTTGGAGCGGGCACTGGGCTTCTCAGGGCACTACAGAGTAGCACCCAGTGGGTACCAGCCCCTTGTCCCCAGGAGCCACCAACCCAGTGGCTCTGGAGAGGATGCTCCAGATGCCATGAAAGGCAGGGCCACCAGGTCCCCACCCTCCTGCCTTTGCAGAGCTCTGGAGGGCAGCCAGGGCCACACCAAAGGCACTAAGCAGGATATAGGTTCTGCAGCAAATCACTACCATGTACCTCTGATCATCCATCACAtcactgctgtgctggatgCTCTGGTGCAGAGCAGAGATGACAACACTGATGTTCCGCCCTCCCAACAAGCCAGCAGCAGTTTTTATTCCCCATGAGCCAAGCTTGGACTCACCCACCACACCAccacagcaacaaaaccaccCCGGGATCTCCTCTGACGTCTTCAGGGTGCTGCATCaccctccatcaccccccaaAAGCACAAACCCACACTATGAGCACACACAAGTGTGCAGCACAACCATCCCGAGCAGAGACATGGGCACTGCTGGCTACCACGGCAAATAAATCTAACATCCTTTGGGTTTTGTAGCCACTTCTTatcccagagcagagctcagcttcTTAGTtgattatatattttttgtgtgttcctGGGAAGTTGggtaaaaaatagaaaaggaactTCAACATCATGATGTTCCAAAAATGTAACGGCTTGACTCATAAGATCTCCCAAGCAGCTCATCTCCATAGTGTTTTATTGGCCTCCTGGATGAGGAGCACCATTTCAGCATCTGAGTGCTGGAGGTGGAGGTGGATCAGCGCAGCAGCTCGATGGATGCATGACTAAAAACAGCTCCCAGCATCCTGCAAGAAGAATTGTGTCTACGCTTGAATTTACCATTGTCCGTGTCTCATTAACCAGTATTGAAATCCAACTGCTCAAGTTGGCAAAGTTGGGGTTTGAGAGGAAACCCACTGGTGGGATGCGAGAGGGGAAGTGAGGCTGGACAGCTGCTAGGAAGAACTCTCCAAGCCAAGGGCAACTTCATAGAACCTCAGAATCattaggattggaagggacctctggagatcatccagtccaatgtgctgccaaggcagggccaccaggagcaggttacacaggaacatgtccaggTGAGATTGGAATGTCTCTGGAGGGGGAGGACACCACATCCCTCTCTGGGCAGCAGGTTCCAGTGCTCTACCACCCTCAGtggaaagaagttcttcctcatgttgaggtgaaactcgtcgtgttttagtttatggccattgcaCCTCTTCTTGTTGCTG
Proteins encoded in this region:
- the SBK1 gene encoding serine/threonine-protein kinase SBK1 isoform X1; amino-acid sequence: METVPMRAGKILLASLGEPCGGHTGRHGAVALRGVLSPIPQEDSMSCCWREHGHCFICSSQICLQNLNLGPKAEEAMSAGSIEQEPSRKLACCGVPLITEDMQSLAIRTLSGTDISKHYDLIRELGKGTYGKVDLVSHKSTGTKMALKFVNKSKTKLKNFLREFSITNTLSSSPFIIKVFDVVFETEDCYVFAQEYAPGGDLFDIIPPQVGLPEELVKRCVQQLGLALDYMHSKSLVHRDIKPENVLLFDRDCRRVKLADFGMTRKVGCRVKRISGTIPYTAPEVCQAGRAEGFAVDTSIDVWAFGVLIFCVLTGNFPWEAAVASDAFFEEFVRWQKGRLAGLPSQWRRFTDSALRMFQRLLALDPEKRCPVKEVFYFIKCDLMAEVRCRPSYRSRKHARDKLPAGPHCHEAAGPCTPAPLKRTVLTEGSSPRGPEPSVASPGTASRTDGRQDKGKGQMVLATAIEICV
- the SBK1 gene encoding serine/threonine-protein kinase SBK1 isoform X3: MSAGSIEQEPSRKLACCGVPLITEDMQSLAIRTLSGTDISKHYDLIRELGKGTYGKVDLVSHKSTGTKMALKFVNKSKTKLKNFLREFSITNTLSSSPFIIKVFDVVFETEDCYVFAQEYAPGGDLFDIIPPQVGLPEELVKRCVQQLGLALDYMHSKSLVHRDIKPENVLLFDRDCRRVKLADFGMTRKVGCRVKRISGTIPYTAPEVCQAGRAEGFAVDTSIDVWAFGVLIFCVLTGNFPWEAAVASDAFFEEFVRWQKGRLAGLPSQWRRFTDSALRMFQRLLALDPEKRCPVKEVFYFIKCDLMAEVRCRPSYRSRKHARDKLPAGPHCHEAAGPCTPAPLKRTVLTEGSSPRGPEPSVASPGTASRTDGRQDKGKGQMVLATAIEICV
- the SBK1 gene encoding serine/threonine-protein kinase SBK1 isoform X2 yields the protein MDSFCFICFQKEELQPLHLHSAAMSAGSIEQEPSRKLACCGVPLITEDMQSLAIRTLSGTDISKHYDLIRELGKGTYGKVDLVSHKSTGTKMALKFVNKSKTKLKNFLREFSITNTLSSSPFIIKVFDVVFETEDCYVFAQEYAPGGDLFDIIPPQVGLPEELVKRCVQQLGLALDYMHSKSLVHRDIKPENVLLFDRDCRRVKLADFGMTRKVGCRVKRISGTIPYTAPEVCQAGRAEGFAVDTSIDVWAFGVLIFCVLTGNFPWEAAVASDAFFEEFVRWQKGRLAGLPSQWRRFTDSALRMFQRLLALDPEKRCPVKEVFYFIKCDLMAEVRCRPSYRSRKHARDKLPAGPHCHEAAGPCTPAPLKRTVLTEGSSPRGPEPSVASPGTASRTDGRQDKGKGQMVLATAIEICV